From one Bos javanicus breed banteng chromosome 15, ARS-OSU_banteng_1.0, whole genome shotgun sequence genomic stretch:
- the LOC133261161 gene encoding LOW QUALITY PROTEIN: olfactory receptor 4S2-like (The sequence of the model RefSeq protein was modified relative to this genomic sequence to represent the inferred CDS: inserted 1 base in 1 codon; deleted 1 base in 1 codon) — protein MEKISNATEFVFWGLLRTXEVEEVCFVVFSFFYTVILLGNLLIILTVCVGNLFKSPVYFFLNYLSFVDICYSLVTASKMIVDILAKRKMISYVGCMLQFFGVHFFGCTDIFILTVMAYDRYLTICKPLHYMTIMDGSRCNKILLGTWIDMFLHSIIQVSLVVQLPSCGPNEIVYYFCDVHPVLKLTCTVTYVVGVVVTANSGTIALGRFVILLISYTIIPVSLRNQSAEGRCKALSTCGSHITVVMIFFGPCTFMYIRPDTTFSEIKVVAVFYTIITPMLNPLIYTLRNAEVKNATKKLWGRRVFWEANGK, from the exons ATGGAAAAAATAAGCAATGCAACTGAATTTGTTTTCTGGGGTCTTCTCCGAA TAGAGGTTGAAGAAGTGTGTTTtgtggtgttttctttcttctacacAGTCATTCTTCTGGGAAACCTCCTCATCATACTGACAGTTTGTGTGGGCAACCTTTTCAAGTCTCCTGTGTATTTCTTTCTCAACTACCTGTCTTTTGTGGATATTTGTTACTCTTTGGTCACAGCTTCTAAGATGATTGTGGACATATTAGCCAAGAGGAAAATGATCTCCTATGTGGGGTGCATGTTGCAGTTCTTTGGGGTACATTTCTTTGGTTGTACTGATATCTTCATCCTTACTGTAATGGCCTATGATCGTTACTTGACTATTTGTAAACCCCTACACTATATGACCATCATGGATGGAAGCAGATGCAATAAAATCCTGCTGGGAACTTGGATAGATATGTTCTTACACTCCATCATCCAAGTGTCTCTGGTAGTCCAACTACCGTCTTGTGGACCCAATGAGATTGTTTACTACTTTTGCGATGTTCACCCTGTGCTAAAACTCACCTGCACAGTCACATATGTTGTTGGTGTTGTCGTGACAGCCAACAGTGGTACCATTGCTCTGGGGAGATTTGTCATTTTGCTAATCTCCTATACCATCATCCCAGTGTCCCTGAGAAACCAGTCAGCAGAAGGCAGGTGCAAAGCTCTC tccacctgtggctcccacatCACTGTGGTCATGATCTTTTTCGGTCCTTGTACTTTCATGTATATCCGTCCTGATACTACCTTTTCAGAGATTAAGGTGGTGGCTGTGTTTTATACCATCATCACCCCCATGTTAAACCCCCTGATTTATACACTGAGAAATGCAGAAGTAAAAAATGCAACGAAGAAACTGTGGGGCAGGAGAGTTTTCTGGGAGGCTAATGGGAAATAG